The following coding sequences are from one Novosphingobium sp. Gsoil 351 window:
- a CDS encoding gamma carbonic anhydrase family protein yields MSEPRIHDVTILPIHGKSPRIDPTAWIAPGCRIIGDVTIGPGSSVWYNCVLRADVSRIVIGARTNVQDGSVLHCDPPRPGDPDGSPLLIGDDVLIGHMAMVHGCVLEDRAFVGLGAIVMNKARIGGDAMLAAGAMLTEGKSIAPRQLWGGRPARFMRDLDDAAIAGMRMGVAHYAENARAHAAAIRLV; encoded by the coding sequence ATGAGCGAACCGCGGATTCATGACGTCACGATCCTGCCGATTCACGGCAAGTCGCCGCGGATCGACCCGACCGCCTGGATCGCCCCCGGCTGCCGGATCATCGGCGACGTGACGATCGGGCCGGGGTCGAGCGTATGGTACAACTGCGTCCTGCGCGCCGACGTCAGCCGGATAGTGATCGGGGCGCGCACCAACGTGCAGGACGGCAGCGTACTCCACTGCGATCCCCCCCGCCCCGGCGATCCGGACGGCTCACCCCTGCTCATCGGCGACGACGTGCTGATCGGGCATATGGCTATGGTCCACGGCTGCGTACTCGAAGACCGCGCCTTCGTCGGGCTCGGAGCGATTGTGATGAACAAGGCGCGCATCGGCGGCGATGCGATGCTGGCGGCGGGCGCGATGCTGACCGAGGGGAAGTCGATCGCGCCGCGCCAACTGTGGGGCGGCCGCCCGGCGCGGTTCATGCGCGATCTCGACGACGCCGCGATCGCGGGCATGCGAATGGGCGTCGCGCATTATGCCGAGAACGCAAGGGCGCACGCCGCGGCGATCAGACTGGTGTAG
- a CDS encoding EF-hand domain-containing protein, with product MRKVWNGAAKAGRWTLAIGVCGLALVGCDRKETGPEAQDTVATAPATATPVPPVTADPAATKPLLSFAGMDTDDNGLVTSAENAKASQTIFQAMDLDKDGAVTLPEMDAARDAIGERPEFSSEKLIESADADHDGKLTLGEWVAASNARFARFDANKDDSLSLPEWQAGIAAEMPHDAASATLAGSKSGPSKR from the coding sequence ATGCGCAAGGTTTGGAACGGGGCGGCAAAAGCCGGCCGTTGGACACTCGCCATAGGCGTTTGCGGCCTCGCGCTCGTTGGCTGCGATCGCAAGGAAACCGGGCCCGAAGCCCAGGACACCGTCGCCACGGCCCCGGCCACCGCCACGCCCGTCCCGCCCGTCACCGCCGACCCCGCCGCAACCAAACCGCTACTCAGCTTCGCCGGGATGGATACCGACGACAACGGCCTCGTCACCTCGGCCGAGAATGCCAAGGCGTCGCAGACGATCTTCCAGGCCATGGACCTCGACAAGGACGGCGCGGTCACGCTTCCCGAAATGGACGCCGCCCGCGATGCGATCGGCGAGCGGCCCGAGTTTTCTTCCGAAAAACTGATCGAATCCGCCGATGCCGATCACGACGGCAAGCTGACTCTGGGCGAATGGGTCGCGGCATCGAACGCGCGCTTCGCAAGGTTCGATGCGAACAAGGATGATTCGCTCAGTCTGCCCGAATGGCAGGCGGGAATTGCCGCGGAGATGCCGCACGATGCTGCATCCGCCACCTTGGCCGGTTCCAAGAGCGGCCCGAGCAAGCGCTAA
- a CDS encoding ligase-associated DNA damage response exonuclease: MTAPFAWIRPEPHGIHVVPADAWIDPARHAGLALVTHGHADHARGGHERTVATLETLAIMKLRYATDAGATPVAYGETIRLRGGVDATYLPAGHVLGSAQILLEHAGERVIVTGDYKRRPDPTCPPFQVTPCDVFITEATFGLPVFRHPPIAEEIAKLLKARADNPERCVLVGAYALGKAQRVIAELRLAGYAEPIWLHGALERMCRLYEEHGVELGDLRLMADAPKGALSGQIVMAPPSALNDRWSRRLPDPITAMASGWMRVRQRARQRNVELPLVISDHADWDELTRTIEEVNPAESWITHGREEALLRWCQLHQRKGRALALVGYEDEDD; the protein is encoded by the coding sequence ATGACCGCCCCCTTCGCGTGGATCCGGCCCGAGCCGCACGGCATCCACGTCGTCCCCGCCGATGCCTGGATAGATCCGGCGCGCCATGCCGGGCTGGCGCTGGTCACCCATGGCCACGCCGATCACGCCCGCGGCGGCCACGAACGGACCGTCGCCACCCTGGAAACGCTGGCCATCATGAAGTTGCGCTACGCGACCGACGCCGGCGCGACGCCGGTCGCCTATGGCGAGACTATCCGCCTGCGCGGCGGGGTCGATGCGACCTACCTCCCTGCGGGCCACGTCCTCGGCTCCGCGCAGATCCTGCTCGAGCACGCGGGCGAGCGGGTGATTGTCACCGGCGACTACAAGCGCCGTCCCGACCCGACCTGTCCGCCGTTCCAGGTGACTCCGTGCGACGTGTTCATCACCGAGGCGACCTTCGGGCTGCCGGTGTTCCGCCACCCGCCGATCGCGGAGGAGATCGCCAAGCTTCTAAAGGCGCGCGCGGACAACCCCGAGCGTTGCGTGCTTGTGGGCGCCTATGCGCTGGGCAAGGCGCAGCGCGTGATCGCCGAGCTGCGCCTGGCGGGGTACGCCGAGCCGATCTGGCTGCACGGCGCGCTCGAGCGGATGTGCCGGCTCTACGAGGAGCACGGGGTCGAACTAGGCGACCTGCGGCTGATGGCGGATGCGCCCAAAGGCGCGCTTTCCGGGCAGATCGTGATGGCTCCGCCATCCGCGCTCAACGACCGCTGGAGCCGCCGCTTACCCGATCCGATCACCGCGATGGCCAGCGGCTGGATGCGCGTGCGCCAGCGCGCGCGCCAGCGTAACGTCGAGCTGCCGCTGGTGATTTCCGACCACGCCGACTGGGACGAACTCACCCGCACGATCGAGGAGGTGAACCCCGCCGAAAGCTGGATCACCCACGGCCGCGAGGAGGCGCTTTTGCGCTGGTGCCAGCTCCACCAGCGCAAAGGCCGCGCGCTGGCGCTAGTGGGCTACGAGGACGAGGATGATTAG
- a CDS encoding NAD(P)H-quinone oxidoreductase, with product MAEVPATMTAIGFAEPGPPEVLRPETIDVPIPGPDQVLIRVAYAGVNRPDVIQRQGFYPAPPGASPIPGLEIAGQIVSAGPGVVMPMVGTQVCALVSGGGYAEYCLAHAGHCLPVLEGMPLDQAAALPETLFTVWHNVFERGFARDGETVLVHGGTSGIGSMAIMLGRAFGLTVLVTCGGPDKCAAAREIGAALAIDYKAEDFVEAVKGFTKGKGVDLVLDMVAGEYVARNLKCLADDGRHVTIAVQGGVRAELNMADIMRRRLMLTGSTLRPRPDAFKAALTNEILEHAWPLIADGTIRPVMDQTFALADAAQAHARMEAGEHIGKIVLKV from the coding sequence ATGGCCGAGGTTCCCGCGACCATGACTGCGATCGGGTTTGCCGAACCCGGCCCCCCAGAGGTGCTGCGGCCCGAAACGATCGATGTGCCGATCCCTGGTCCCGACCAAGTGCTGATCCGCGTGGCTTATGCCGGGGTCAACCGCCCAGACGTGATCCAGCGCCAGGGCTTCTATCCCGCCCCTCCCGGAGCTTCGCCGATCCCTGGGTTGGAAATCGCCGGCCAGATCGTCTCGGCAGGGCCGGGGGTGGTCATGCCGATGGTCGGAACCCAAGTCTGCGCACTGGTGTCGGGCGGGGGCTACGCCGAATACTGCCTGGCCCATGCCGGGCATTGCCTGCCGGTTCTGGAAGGCATGCCGCTGGACCAGGCCGCGGCGCTCCCCGAAACGCTGTTCACCGTCTGGCACAACGTGTTCGAGCGCGGCTTTGCCCGCGATGGCGAAACGGTCCTCGTTCACGGCGGGACCAGCGGGATCGGCTCGATGGCGATCATGCTCGGCCGCGCGTTCGGGCTGACCGTGCTGGTAACCTGTGGCGGCCCGGACAAGTGCGCCGCCGCGCGAGAGATCGGCGCGGCGCTGGCGATCGACTACAAGGCTGAGGATTTCGTCGAGGCGGTCAAGGGCTTCACCAAGGGCAAGGGGGTCGACCTGGTGCTCGACATGGTCGCGGGCGAATACGTGGCCCGCAACCTCAAGTGCCTGGCCGACGACGGCCGCCACGTGACCATCGCGGTTCAGGGTGGGGTTCGGGCTGAGCTCAACATGGCTGACATCATGCGCCGGCGCCTGATGCTCACCGGCTCGACGCTGCGCCCGCGCCCCGATGCGTTCAAGGCGGCGCTGACGAACGAAATCCTCGAACACGCCTGGCCGCTGATCGCCGACGGCACGATCCGCCCGGTGATGGACCAGACGTTCGCGCTGGCCGACGCGGCCCAGGCGCATGCGCGGATGGAAGCGGGCGAGCATATCGGGAAAATCGTACTGAAGGTGTGA
- a CDS encoding DUF1993 domain-containing protein yields MTIAHQLKPAAENVLATLDHLLGKAVEHGGDALLAEKLAPDMFPLAAQVRIACDQISAALKRTTDSTFALPDDDDTTLAAARDRIAKVRAALKTQPDASFAALDATIELSLPNGMTFAMRADEYVRDWALAQLYFHVVTAYAILRAKGLAIGKADFLPYMLRYAKAPTPV; encoded by the coding sequence ATGACCATTGCCCATCAGCTCAAGCCCGCCGCGGAGAACGTGCTCGCAACGCTCGATCATCTTCTCGGCAAGGCGGTGGAACACGGCGGAGACGCGCTTCTGGCGGAGAAGTTGGCGCCCGACATGTTCCCGCTTGCGGCACAGGTCCGTATCGCCTGCGACCAGATTTCCGCGGCGCTCAAGCGAACCACCGACAGCACTTTTGCACTGCCCGACGATGATGACACGACGCTCGCCGCCGCACGCGACCGCATCGCAAAGGTGCGCGCCGCGCTCAAGACGCAGCCCGATGCCAGCTTCGCCGCACTTGACGCGACGATTGAGCTATCGCTGCCCAACGGCATGACATTCGCAATGCGGGCCGACGAATACGTCCGCGACTGGGCGCTGGCGCAGCTCTACTTTCACGTCGTGACCGCCTATGCGATCCTGCGTGCGAAAGGGCTGGCCATCGGGAAAGCCGATTTCCTGCCTTACATGCTGCGCTACGCGAAGGCGCCTACACCAGTCTGA
- a CDS encoding glutathione S-transferase family protein, with translation MSDLILHQDPRSGNCYKIALTAALLGIPLTIRDYDIMKGETRTPDFLADVNGNGRIPVLQIGDKFLPESNAACWYLAQGSPLVPDDRFQQADVLRWMFFEQYNHEPNVATLRFWLRFIGQDKLSDAQQAQIPAKRAAGDAALKLMDGHLARNDWFVGEGATLADIALFAYTHVCEQGSFALDDYPAVRRWLARMAAQPGFVAMEQ, from the coding sequence ATGAGCGACCTGATCCTTCACCAGGACCCGCGCAGCGGCAATTGCTACAAGATCGCGCTGACCGCGGCGCTGCTCGGCATTCCGCTGACGATCCGCGACTACGACATCATGAAGGGGGAAACGCGGACACCCGATTTTCTCGCCGACGTGAACGGCAACGGGCGAATTCCGGTGCTCCAGATCGGCGACAAGTTCCTGCCCGAAAGCAACGCCGCGTGCTGGTATCTGGCCCAGGGCTCGCCGCTCGTCCCGGACGACCGCTTCCAGCAGGCCGATGTGCTGCGCTGGATGTTCTTCGAACAGTACAATCACGAACCCAACGTCGCCACGCTGCGCTTCTGGTTGCGCTTCATCGGCCAGGACAAGCTGAGCGACGCGCAGCAGGCGCAGATTCCGGCCAAGCGCGCCGCGGGCGATGCCGCGCTCAAGCTGATGGACGGGCATCTGGCACGAAACGACTGGTTCGTCGGCGAGGGCGCGACTTTGGCGGACATCGCGTTGTTCGCCTACACGCACGTCTGCGAGCAGGGCAGCTTCGCGCTCGACGATTATCCCGCCGTGCGCCGCTGGCTGGCGCGGATGGCTGCGCAGCCCGGTTTCGTGGCGATGGAGCAATAG
- a CDS encoding cisplatin damage response ATP-dependent DNA ligase: MKAFAALVDALVYTRSRNAKLALIAGYLRVTPDPDRGWALAALTDGLDFPAVKGSTIRNLLMERVDPVLFSLSRDFVGDTAETASLLWPEPPGEVPPPPTVSQAVHALQQMTRATAPAELAALLDRLDANGRYALLKLATGAMRIGISARLAKVAFAQAFAVSIDDVEEYWHGQFPPYAELFAWAAEGAPAPDTGQVPLFRPFMLAHPLEGPAMAAMESDFPNYAAEWKWDGIRVQIVNVANDLGGETRVYSRSGDDISATFPEIAAALVIPAVLDGELLVRGSHQGGEAGGAASFNALQQRLGRKVVSKRMLAEYPAFVRLYDLLIREDEDLRALSWEQRRAELEAFMPRLDPARFDLSEVISAQSLADLAAIRERARDEAIEGVMLKRRNSAYVTGRKTGLWFKWKRDPLLVDCVLMYAQRGSGKRSSFYSDYTFGCWDGDPDEGAELLPVGKAYFGFTDEELKFLDRHVRTHTVARFGPVRETDKSLVFEVAFDSVHASKRHKSGVAMRFPRINRIRTDKPAHEADRMHSLKALIRD, from the coding sequence GTGAAGGCCTTCGCCGCTCTGGTCGACGCGCTGGTCTATACCCGCAGCCGCAACGCCAAGCTGGCGCTGATCGCCGGCTATCTGCGCGTCACTCCCGACCCGGATCGTGGCTGGGCGCTGGCCGCCTTGACCGATGGGCTCGATTTCCCAGCGGTCAAGGGCTCGACGATCCGTAACTTGTTGATGGAGCGCGTCGATCCGGTGCTGTTCTCGCTGAGCCGCGACTTCGTCGGCGATACCGCCGAGACCGCCAGCCTGTTGTGGCCCGAACCGCCCGGCGAAGTCCCACCGCCGCCCACCGTTTCGCAAGCCGTCCATGCGCTCCAGCAGATGACCCGCGCGACCGCGCCGGCCGAGCTGGCCGCGCTGCTCGACCGGCTCGACGCCAACGGCCGCTATGCGCTGCTGAAGCTGGCGACCGGGGCGATGCGGATCGGGATTTCGGCGCGGCTTGCCAAAGTCGCGTTCGCTCAGGCGTTCGCGGTCTCGATCGACGATGTCGAAGAATACTGGCACGGCCAGTTCCCGCCCTATGCCGAGCTGTTCGCCTGGGCGGCCGAGGGCGCGCCCGCACCCGACACGGGCCAGGTTCCGCTGTTCCGTCCGTTCATGCTCGCGCACCCGCTAGAGGGCCCGGCGATGGCTGCGATGGAAAGCGACTTTCCGAACTATGCGGCTGAATGGAAATGGGACGGGATCCGCGTTCAGATCGTCAATGTGGCCAACGATCTGGGAGGTGAAACGCGCGTCTATTCGCGCAGCGGCGACGACATATCCGCGACTTTCCCCGAAATCGCAGCCGCGCTCGTCATCCCCGCAGTGCTCGACGGGGAGCTGCTCGTTCGGGGCAGTCATCAAGGCGGCGAAGCCGGTGGCGCGGCCAGCTTCAACGCGCTCCAGCAACGGCTGGGGCGCAAGGTGGTGTCGAAAAGGATGCTCGCCGAATACCCCGCCTTCGTTCGCCTGTACGACCTGTTGATCCGTGAGGACGAGGATTTGCGCGCGCTCTCGTGGGAACAGCGCCGCGCCGAGCTCGAAGCCTTTATGCCGCGGCTGGATCCTGCTCGCTTCGACCTATCCGAAGTCATCTCCGCACAATCGCTCGCCGATCTTGCAGCGATCCGCGAGCGTGCGCGCGACGAGGCGATCGAAGGGGTCATGCTCAAGCGGCGCAATTCGGCTTACGTCACCGGGCGCAAGACCGGGCTGTGGTTCAAGTGGAAGCGCGATCCGCTGCTGGTCGATTGCGTGCTGATGTACGCCCAGCGCGGCAGCGGCAAGCGCAGCAGCTTCTATTCGGACTACACATTCGGCTGCTGGGACGGCGACCCCGACGAAGGCGCCGAGTTGCTTCCGGTGGGCAAAGCCTATTTCGGATTCACCGACGAGGAGCTCAAGTTCCTCGACCGCCACGTCCGCACCCATACCGTCGCCCGCTTCGGCCCGGTGCGCGAGACCGACAAGAGCCTGGTCTTCGAGGTCGCGTTCGATTCGGTCCACGCCAGCAAGCGCCACAAATCGGGGGTGGCGATGCGCTTTCCCCGGATCAACCGCATTCGCACCGACAAACCAGCCCATGAGGCAGATCGGATGCACTCGCTCAAGGCATTGATCCGGGACTGA
- a CDS encoding DUF1192 domain-containing protein has protein sequence MDPDDLPRPRGDAASKLAGEALDSYSVDELNERIQLCEAEVVRIVAHRDKAKAHRVAADALFARPATP, from the coding sequence ATGGATCCCGACGACCTGCCCCGTCCCCGAGGCGATGCCGCGAGCAAGCTGGCGGGCGAAGCGCTCGACAGCTATTCGGTCGATGAACTCAACGAGCGAATTCAACTGTGCGAGGCCGAGGTGGTGCGGATCGTCGCCCACCGCGACAAGGCCAAGGCGCATCGCGTAGCGGCCGATGCGCTGTTCGCCAGGCCCGCCACGCCGTGA
- the clpA gene encoding ATP-dependent Clp protease ATP-binding subunit ClpA, with protein MPSFAQSLEKTLHAALGNASDRSHEYATLEHLLLALIDDADASQVMTACGVDLGDLGDVVKQYLDQEYESLKTSDKADPAPTAGFQRVIQRAILHVQSSGKDTVTGANVLVALFSERDSYAVYFLQQQDMSRLDAVSYISHGIGKGGRQIEAKSPKGAESETPQAEEKGGDGKASTKKDSALDQFTVNLNEKALAGKIDPLIGRGPEVDRTIQILCRRSKNNPLYVGDPGVGKTAIAEGLARKIVEGEVPEVLTEAVIYSLDMGALLAGTRYRGDFEERLKQVVSELEKLPHAVLFIDEIHTVIGAGATSGGAMDASNLLKPALSGGTIRCIGSTTYKEFRNHFEKDRALLRRFQKIDVNEPTIEDTIKILRGLRTAFEDHHKVKYTPEAIKVAVELSARYINDRKLPDKAIDVIDEVGAMQMLVPPGKRKKTITAKEIEAVIATMARIPPKSVSSDDKKVLEHLDRDLKRVVFGQDQAIQLLATAMKLSRAGLRDPDKPIGSFLFSGPTGVGKTEVAKQLASIMGIPMQRFDMSEYMERHSISRLIGAPPGYVGFDQGGLLTDAVDQQPHCVLLLDEIEKAHPDLFNILLQVMDNGRLTDHHGKTVDFRNVVLIMTTNAGASDMARQGIGFGDVSKEDAGDEAVKKMFAPEFRNRLDAIVPFAYLPTGVVSRVVDKFILQLELQLAEQNVHIQFDSEAREWLSKRGYDKLYGARPMARLIQEKVKQPLAEELLFGKLAHGGEVHVSLKDNALSFELTPAPPKLVKKRPSKAKKTATPEPSAEPSEDGGE; from the coding sequence ATGCCCAGTTTCGCCCAGTCGCTTGAAAAGACCCTACATGCCGCGCTCGGCAATGCGTCCGACCGCAGCCACGAATACGCCACGCTCGAGCACTTGCTGCTCGCGCTGATCGACGATGCCGACGCGAGCCAGGTAATGACCGCATGCGGGGTCGATCTGGGCGACCTGGGCGACGTGGTGAAGCAGTATCTCGATCAGGAATACGAATCGCTCAAGACCAGCGACAAGGCCGATCCCGCGCCCACCGCCGGGTTTCAGCGAGTTATTCAGCGCGCGATCCTCCACGTCCAGTCGAGCGGCAAGGACACCGTAACCGGGGCCAACGTGCTGGTCGCACTGTTTTCCGAACGCGACAGCTACGCAGTCTATTTCCTGCAGCAGCAGGACATGAGCCGCCTCGACGCGGTCAGCTACATCAGCCACGGGATCGGCAAGGGCGGCCGCCAGATCGAGGCCAAATCGCCCAAGGGTGCGGAAAGCGAAACCCCTCAGGCCGAGGAAAAGGGCGGTGACGGCAAGGCATCGACCAAGAAGGATTCAGCGCTCGACCAGTTCACCGTCAATCTCAACGAGAAGGCGCTCGCGGGCAAGATCGATCCGCTGATCGGGCGCGGGCCCGAGGTCGACCGGACGATCCAGATCCTCTGCCGCCGGTCCAAGAACAACCCGCTCTATGTCGGCGATCCCGGCGTCGGCAAGACCGCTATCGCCGAAGGTCTGGCGCGCAAGATCGTCGAGGGAGAGGTGCCCGAGGTGCTGACCGAGGCGGTGATCTACAGCCTCGACATGGGCGCACTGCTGGCGGGCACGCGCTATCGCGGCGACTTCGAGGAGCGCCTCAAGCAGGTCGTCTCCGAACTCGAGAAATTGCCGCACGCGGTGCTTTTCATCGACGAGATCCATACCGTGATCGGCGCCGGCGCGACCAGCGGCGGGGCGATGGACGCTTCGAACCTGCTCAAGCCTGCACTTTCGGGCGGAACGATCCGCTGCATCGGGTCGACCACCTACAAGGAATTCCGCAATCACTTCGAAAAGGACCGGGCGTTGCTCCGCCGGTTTCAGAAGATTGACGTCAACGAGCCGACGATCGAGGACACGATCAAGATCCTGCGCGGCCTGCGCACCGCGTTCGAAGACCACCATAAGGTCAAGTACACTCCCGAAGCGATCAAGGTCGCGGTCGAGCTGTCGGCGCGCTACATTAACGACCGCAAGCTGCCCGACAAGGCGATCGACGTGATCGACGAGGTCGGGGCGATGCAAATGCTGGTGCCGCCAGGCAAGCGCAAGAAAACGATCACCGCCAAGGAGATCGAGGCGGTCATCGCGACGATGGCCCGGATTCCGCCAAAATCTGTGAGTTCGGACGACAAAAAGGTATTGGAACACCTCGACCGCGATCTCAAGCGCGTCGTCTTCGGGCAGGATCAGGCGATCCAGCTTCTCGCCACCGCGATGAAGCTGAGCCGCGCGGGCTTGCGCGATCCGGACAAGCCGATCGGCTCGTTTCTGTTCAGCGGCCCCACCGGCGTCGGCAAGACTGAGGTCGCCAAGCAGCTCGCCAGCATCATGGGCATCCCGATGCAGCGCTTCGACATGTCCGAATACATGGAGCGGCATTCGATCAGCCGCTTGATCGGCGCGCCTCCGGGCTATGTCGGGTTCGACCAAGGCGGCCTGTTGACCGACGCGGTCGACCAGCAGCCGCACTGCGTGCTGTTGCTCGACGAGATTGAGAAGGCCCATCCGGACCTTTTCAACATCCTGCTTCAGGTGATGGATAACGGTCGGCTAACCGATCACCACGGCAAGACCGTCGATTTCCGCAACGTCGTGCTGATCATGACCACCAACGCCGGGGCCAGCGACATGGCGCGCCAGGGCATCGGCTTCGGCGACGTTTCCAAGGAGGACGCGGGCGACGAGGCGGTGAAGAAGATGTTCGCGCCCGAGTTCCGCAACCGGCTCGATGCGATCGTCCCGTTCGCCTACCTGCCGACGGGCGTGGTCAGCCGGGTGGTCGACAAGTTCATCCTCCAGCTGGAACTCCAACTGGCCGAGCAGAACGTCCACATCCAGTTCGACAGCGAGGCGCGCGAGTGGCTGTCGAAGCGCGGCTACGACAAGCTTTACGGCGCGCGGCCGATGGCGCGGCTGATCCAGGAGAAGGTCAAGCAGCCGCTCGCCGAAGAACTGTTGTTCGGCAAGCTCGCCCACGGCGGCGAGGTCCACGTCAGCCTGAAGGACAACGCGCTTTCGTTCGAGCTGACCCCGGCCCCGCCCAAGTTGGTCAAGAAGCGCCCCAGCAAGGCCAAGAAAACTGCGACGCCCGAGCCGAGCGCCGAACCCAGCGAGGACGGCGGCGAGTAA
- a CDS encoding DUF1013 domain-containing protein produces the protein MTQVTPLMPHATASWLVDSTGLTFEQIAEFCGLHILEVQAMADDLAGAKYTGRDPVHSGELTNEEIERGQADPDYRLKMQKAPVQVTRTKGPRYTPVSKRQDKPDGIAWIIRNHPEISDAQIGKLIGTTRNTISAIRERSHWNISNINAKDPVTLGLCSQRELDGIVAKAAKKAGIAEDDAARDARLGDDREALIEELRAERDANAKVAAEAAHEAEAAAWLEARRAEGVSDS, from the coding sequence GTGACCCAGGTTACCCCGCTGATGCCCCACGCGACGGCATCGTGGCTCGTCGACAGCACCGGCCTGACCTTTGAGCAGATCGCCGAATTCTGTGGGCTGCACATTCTCGAGGTCCAGGCCATGGCCGACGATCTGGCCGGCGCCAAGTACACCGGGCGCGATCCGGTCCACTCCGGCGAACTGACCAACGAGGAGATCGAACGCGGTCAGGCCGATCCCGATTATCGCCTGAAGATGCAGAAGGCGCCGGTCCAGGTCACCCGCACCAAGGGTCCGCGCTATACCCCGGTGTCGAAGCGTCAGGACAAGCCCGACGGCATCGCCTGGATCATCCGCAACCATCCCGAGATTTCGGACGCCCAAATCGGCAAGCTGATCGGCACCACCCGCAACACCATTTCGGCGATCCGCGAGCGGAGCCACTGGAACATCTCGAACATCAACGCCAAGGACCCCGTCACCCTGGGCCTGTGCTCGCAGCGCGAGCTCGACGGCATCGTTGCCAAGGCCGCCAAGAAGGCTGGCATCGCCGAGGACGATGCCGCCCGCGACGCCCGCCTCGGCGACGATCGCGAGGCGTTGATCGAGGAGCTGCGCGCCGAGCGTGATGCCAACGCCAAGGTCGCGGCCGAGGCGGCGCACGAGGCCGAGGCCGCCGCCTGGCTCGAAGCCCGTCGCGCCGAGGGGGTCAGCGACAGCTGA